A segment of the Lycium ferocissimum isolate CSIRO_LF1 chromosome 5, AGI_CSIRO_Lferr_CH_V1, whole genome shotgun sequence genome:
TACAATTTTATGCCAGATTTATGCCTATTATTCTCCCCATTCCCTCTAACCAAACCACAACTTAAGACCTACATTAGTAAACTTACGAACAGTTTACATTGGTAAACTTACACAAACGTTGTAAAATTCTGCACGAATTTCTTTATTAACCGTTTACAGTAATATTTATACCAACATAACATAGTAATCTCAAGTAGATGAAAGGAAACGATCCCATGCTATTTCAGTGCTAAGTTGTTATTCCAAAACTTGCTTTTTGAGAGTTTAATCATACATTACCAAGGCACCAACACGGCATCGAAGATGCAATGATGCAGCAACCTGAATTCTAGTAAATCCAACAGTTGATCACGTTATAAACATTTCACAGAATTCACATGGCCTGAATGCAAAATGAGCAAACTGCTTTCCAGAAGTCATTTTAAGTAAAATGGATCATTTTATACACTTTTCACCTTCTGTAAGCAACCATACAGAACAAAATGTTAGGTCAAACCCATCAAAAATTTGTTCCCATTCATACAATGTAAATTTCAGAGCCTGGCTCGATGTGCAACCATTCCCTGCCTGAAGCAGAACTGACCAGAGAAAACCAGGACATTGACATTGCTACCAGCTGTTACGGGTTCTATTAGTACAAAGAAATCCTTCTTTGTGGGGTCTGCAGGAAAAGAGgaggggattttttttttttttgtttggggggggggggggggggggagggggggggggttgttcTGAGTATTAAAAAGGTACAAATAGCCAACACAACAACTTCGCAACTGTTGACATTCACATTTACCTACTAAGATGAGCCTAGGCATCATATATTTACCTAGAAGATAAGAAATTGTAGTACACTACACCTGATTTAATTACCATTACATTCACAACACTGAACTAACTACATATGGACATCTCTCTATCTCTAACTATGGAGAGAGACACATGGAACGAACCACATTTCTTGACAATTGACATAATTGGCCTACATGCAAAATGGACTGCCTATATTGCATTGAGGGACCAATTAGAGACTGTTCTTTCTGCAATTGCGCCGTGCTCTTTGTGCTGCTGCTAGTGCCAGTACATAATTAGCAACAAAACTTCCAAGGGATTTGGAGCTATTGGATTGATGGCGAAAAAATATTAACTAAACTAATGATCATAGTGAAAGACATTGCACCCTAGTTGGGAGATTTTTAGGCATTGGGAGTGCATTAACGTATCTTTGCAGAAAAGGTTTATGGCTATGTGCAGCAGCATCTGTTGAAGATGACTCAGCACCACTAGATTGCCCCCGACCATGAAACTTTGCAAATCGATAGAAGACTGAGAACTTCTCCAGATCTTGTCCTTCCACTATCACGTCTAATACTGACGCTCTCTTGTTCAAACTGCACCATAGTGGCAGCAAAATCAGAACCATGTGAATTGACAAATGTCTTTGTCAGGTAAGCTTAGCAAGCCCATTTTGTTTGGAAGAGGGGggagaaggggggggggggttgttggtgttgttggagaGAGAGAAGCATATATATAAATCTCAACACAAGAGTAACACAAATCAAAGatgaaatgaactcctaaaatTAATAGGGAAGCATTATGGGGCAGTCACTGAGGAAAAAAATAGCAGTATTGATTTTCTCAGAATAGACTAGATGGCTTCATGCACATGCTCAATGGTGGCAATTTTGACAGATGAAACTATCAATGTAGCCAAAGTGAAATGAACTCATAATATTACTCCCTCGGTTTCATTTTATGTCTTAGTTAGACTGGACCAAGTTTCAGAATATAAAGACTCTTGAATTCTATGGTCTTAAAGTAACGGTGTGtataatataccaaaaatacCATTTGAATCTTATGGTCGTAGACATGCCATGTCATTCCATTATAATACGGGAATCTCACTAATGGTAAAACGCGAATGTTGAAActaaaaaattactaaatatagaaagtgacattcttttttagacaaaCTAAAAACGGAAGCAAGacacaaattgaaatggagtAGTACAAAAGCATTGTGGagcttttttaaaatataacaaAGAAAATCTTTGAAGGCCAATGGCGCACAGTTAAACTCAGTGAATAATGTACCCACTCTCTACcctctccacttaaataccagaCCTATGTTTGCCACAGGGTTTGAACCAGTGACATGCGCCTAACCCACACATCACGCCCTTTGCACTTACTACTGGACCAAAGCCCAGGGGAGCAAATATTAGGATAATAGCAGTGTTGATTTCCTACtaaaaagtgacactattcatTTATGAACCGGCAAACAAATATGCACTTTCTGGAAGATTTAGTCCAAATTAGCACTATTTCTTCATTTGATGGAGTGGGAAATAACGTCAATGGTGATAAAAAGAACTATTACTGATCATCTTTCCATTTTCGAAGATGTGCTAAATCATTAGAGAAGATGTGATTTCCAATTAAACAAACCTCCATGTGTCCTTGAAATTTAGATCTAGTTGATAATCTATCTATACACAAACAGGGGCGGATTTAGAGGGTGTTcctgaacaccctcggcaaaaaatcacattgtatatatagggtagattttctgtgtttatgtacatatatcaacttttgaataccctgacaaatgcaaaaggttagctcaagcGGTCCAGGTTGTTTAAAATTGTCTCTAGAGTCCTAGGTTCGATTCCTAGGggcaacattattttttatatttagcttttcttgtttttcctgAACCCCCTAAGTGAAAATTCTGAATTCGCCACTGTACATAAAAGCACGAAGCCACTTAGCGAAATGTGGTTAGCTTTTTTTACCCATTAAAAGTAGCTTTCACACTAGACAAAACAgtcatttaattatttcattaatgtTGAGGTCTTTAAAATCAACTAAGTTTtagatattaaatttttccttaattgaACTACTTAATAGAAAATTCCTAAATTTAGGACTTCAATATTAAATTAGACTTCAccttataaaaattatttccttataacataattatattattatttgtgAAAATTAAATGGTATAGCCTTCTTGCCCATGTTCTTCCATGAAGTATTTGTTTTCACTCCCATGTAGTACAACTCCCTCCGATCCATATTTACATGATGCTTTTATGATTAgtctaaaataattattttttacataatcaagaaggtattaattattacatattattttatcaaatttatccttattttagatgagtgaatttttacataaccaagaaaccatattaaataggtactatttaattaagggtaaCGTAGTGAGAACACCTCTTACTTTACTACTTTCTAGGCGTGAGTGGATTTCTTAAGAGGTGTGCCCAAGCTAAAGGAACTATATAATATGGACTGGAAGGAGTAATTATCTAAGTTACAAGTTTAATCTGGTTGGTATTTGATGTTCTCCAATAAGGACGTCGATATCAGGAAACTGAACGACAATACAAAGAATATTGAAGGAAAGTGGTTTATGACAAGGAAATTCCAACACAAATTAATTCTGcataattttgattttctacATCAGTTTTTATCATTGTATTTTAATAACATAAGAACAAAATAGAAGGAAAGTTTATTTATGACTATTCGCTATTCACAAAGTTCAATCTGTATGTGTTTCTTTAAAAGCTTGACTGTTATTCTAAAATTTTGATTCCATAAGTATTTCTACAATATTTTTCTACAAATAGTATCTATTAATAGGTTTTAGAAATAGTAGTTATTTGTTTAATAAggattcttaaaatatttgaattattattattaatctaATTTAAGTGTATTATTTTATTGCAtaatatatgatgattatataaTATGATACTAGCTTGGTTTTCatattatttcttgtatttGCTAGACTACACAAATTTAAATGCATCCCAAAgtagaaaaataacaaatacaGATATATGTTGACCAATATATCTTGATTTAGAAGACCGATAACCACAAGACTGAAGAATCTCTGCGACCAATATAAAAagtcttaaaattaaaaatcttacTAAGTTCCTTTATTATTTGAATAATGTAACATAACAATTTGTAGAAGACAAGTAATAccgaaaaaaggaaaaatcctTAGAGAATAAGTAAAAATGTAGCTTagtatgaaaaaaagaaaatttcattAACAAAACAAGTAAAATTTTATCTATTACCTGTTGTATacttaaaaaggaaaagggtcaaatttaccctccaagtatggtttatagtttaaatttgccctccgccaatgtttgggatcaaatttgccctcgccGTTAGGATACTTGACAAATTTtcccttatatggatggaagtttgacttggactccacaacacaaaaaaattagccaCGTCAGATCCATGTAGGCTCCACGTACGATCCCATACCCAACTCAATCAATTAATTCCACTATCTTCGCTTTGAATAATGAACGTAAAAGACTATGCAGTCTTAGTATTgatgatgaagaaaaagagtggaaatcaagaacacaaCAATGGAGAAGAAGCAAAGGATGAAACAGAGCTACTATGTGACGAGTCATTCTGTGAAATTGTGAAGAAGAAGTTATCTCGGATGCTTCTTCCAAGATAGTGGAAATCATCAAAATTCTGAACAAAATGATCAAAGTGTAAATCAAGAATCAGGACAAGATGATCAAAGTGGAAATCAAGAATCAAAAGAAAATGATCAAAGTGGAAATCAAGATGATGATGGCGAAGAACAGAACAGAGAAAATGAAGACTACGACGAAGAAGAAGTTGTTGATGATCATCTGGATTTGGCGATTTTAGAGTCCATCTATGAATACAAGTGGCGATTTCCAAAATCCACACTCCGTAACTCTACACCGCCACATCAAGGACGCAATTCCCGGCTTAAAAATCCCCCGATTGAAATTAACGAAAAAGAAATCATTTCAGGAAAATTTCAATCTGCGGGAAATGGAAGGAGATAATCCAGATATGGACCGACCCATTGATAAATTAAAGAAATCTTCAACTGGTGTAACCAAATATGGGGTAACTTGGTTATGGGTTAATTAAGTTGGGTATGAAATCCTACGCGGATCCGACGTGGAGCTTACGTGGATTTGAAGtggctcattttttttttttttgtggagtCCAAGTCAAACTTCCCATCCATATAAGGGTAAATTCATCAAGTATCCTAACAGGGAGGgaaaatttgatcccaaactttgacagagggcaaatttaaactataaaccatacttggaaggtaaatttgacccttagCCCtacttaaaattattatttgacATAGAATTATAACCACTTAATtctatataatttaattatcttagtaaaaataaaaaagaaaaatagataaAGACTAAGTAGAAAATCATAACTGAAGTCGATAAATGTCGATAGGCACCCCTTTGAGTTCCTTAttcttaattataaatttataatcagtcatataattaaaatcaactagtttatataattcaattatcttagtttaacaaaaaaagataaatacactTTCTGTGAAAAAATGTTTGATTATAGGTGTACAATAGTATGTTCATTATGCTTTAATCAAACACTCCTATAAAAttatgtaccaaaatgtaaatACACgcactaataaatactataattagatataaattatttcaatgtccacaattttttatttttttttgagacatgggaacccgcagccgctaacCTTCGGGTTCGGGTGCGCAtagggtaaacccagctcctgtgcaatagctcgcaaaccacacaggagagataacccgcactaggcttTTCAATGTCCACAACTGGTATTATACTTTTTAGCACCACATCAAATTATGGATATACTTTTGAACTGATACTTAAACGATAGCATACAACTTAGTAATAAAGTATACATAATTTATTACtgtaatatttatataatttttaaagtcTTCTACTTATTAATACAGATAGACACGCAAAGAGCGACTACTTAAAAGCTGAAATCTGTATGCCAGAATTTAGCATTTTGTGCAGTTCTGCTTTAACTAGACAGACTATTTCTATTCATATTACAGAGACCGCCAAATACAGAAGTGAACATGAGAAAACATCAGCGTAAAGAAAATGTCAAGGCTCAAATGTAATTAACTTATGAAATATCTCCTGAAACCTGAACCTATCTTCCATTCAAACCTATTCAAATGCAACAAGTAAAGACATCCCCGATTTCTTAGATGGCTCAATTCCTTCAACTATTTTTCtttcccccacccccaccaccccccccccccccgcccaccATCACTAAAAATATAAATGACTAGGTGTGTGTGTAGTATAATAATTCAGACAAACTCGAATCTTTTTAGTGATGGAAGCTGAGCGGGAGAAGGAGAAGACGAAGGGCTTGGAACGTGGTTCCACTTGCATTAATGTGGATTGTTTGGAGAGAGACAAATAGGAGAGCTTTTGAAGGAGTAGAGTCGAGTTTCTCTCAGTCGAGGAGTAGTCTCCgttcccttattttcttttggtgctCTCAAGAAGTTCCTTGGTGTATAGATGATTGGGTGGAGTTTGTAGAgaatcatatctccttgtagaTTCTTTACCTTTTGGAATACCGCTCATATACGGCCAGTTTGGCCTtgtttatgaatgaaaatacattaacttgatcaaaaaaaaaaaaattagaatcaaATAAAGACAAAAGCATAAGCGAGATATGAACCATTTACCTCACAAAGTCACTTTCTAACTTGCTTGCTCTTCCCATTAACTCGTCCACAACTCTGGAGAAGTGAGGTCTATCATCTCTCTCAGATGCTTTCCGCTTGTCAGGAAGACTACTAATACATCAAACAAATTATTAGGACCTCAACAACAAATTGTAGATGCAAACTAATCAATCTCAAGTAATAAGTAGAGCATCAAAAAAAAAGCAGCTCAAATGTGGACTTCTCAAGGCTGGGAACTTGTATTAAGGAGAATGTTGAATGATTGGAAGGTAGCTAGGTTGACTGAATTCTACAAGCAGCTGGAAGACTTTAAAGGTTAACAGATGGAGGTGGATACATTGTGGTGAGTGGTGACAGGGGCATAACAGTGGCAGTTATAAGGTGAATGCAGCATACAAAATTTTGAATCAATCTTCTCAGCAGATTATTAATTGGCCATGGAAGCATATTTGGAAAATCAAGATACCCTACAAAGTAGCTTGTTGTACTTGGATGTTAGGAAAAGATGCTGTCTTGACCCAAGATAATCTCATTCAGAGAGGAATTTCACTTTGCTCAAGGTGCTATCTATGTGGGAAGAATCTGAGACAGTTAGCAATTTATTCTTACACTGCAAGATAACAGATTAGCTATGGAAGACCTTTATTAATCTCAGAGGTATATCCTTGAAAATGCTCAAAAAGACTATTGAAGCTCTTTTATGTTGAGATGAGGCTGGTGCTGGAGCAAGAGACAGAGGTAGATGGAGAATTATCCCAGCATGTGTTTGGTGGATCATCTGGATGAGAGGAATTCCAGATGTTTTGAGGATGAGGATAGTGGTAGCTCAGTGCAAAAGATCAAACCAAATGGTATCTTGCTTTTCTGTTTTTTGTGTAAACAGAACTACACAGAAGACACTGAATCAATCCTTGAAATTATAGAATCTTGCTAGGACTACAGAACAGTTTTCTCTTCTAATTTTGCTCATTGTAAATATGGTTGCAGTACAACCTTTGTACTGATATTATGTAACAATCTCccaaaaaaaaggtaataactAGAACTTACAGTTCTTTGCCATCTTGAGGCATATTGGTATCAGCATCCGAGCAAGAGACCATGCCGCATGCATCCCCTAACGCCAATCTGGAAATGGAGTAAGCCACACTCTCATACTCCGATTTAGCATCTGCAGAAAGAACTGCTGCAGGCGGAGGATAAAATAGTTGCTGCATAAGCTGAGTGGTCAACAGAAGCCTTCTTCTAGCTTTAAGCCTTGGTGGCCCATCATCAATAGAATCAATTTCTTTAACCTGTTATCAGAAGAATAAAGGATATCAGAAATGCAACGGCAACCAAATTACAAATAATAGGATTATAGTCGACAACTCAAGCGACCTTTTCAGGAAGCCTATTAACTGCTTTGGCCCACTCTATATCCGCCAGGCTGCCAAAGGAAAAATTAACATGCATCAACAAACATGCTGTTAGAAATAACATAACCACCAAAGTGAAAACAACAGATGGAATAACAGAAGCAGCCAAATAGCTTAAAAGCAAAGGTTTTATCAAAGTTGTTGCACAATAAGAACCTGATTGTCTGATCGCTACATAAATCCAGAGAAATTTCTTTGTACCAAGGAGTGAATTCAGATGTAGTACGTTTCCGCTTTTTCGGTTTCATGATTGGGTGCTGCTGATCAACGTTCATTGGCAACGTTTGTAGAGAAGAAAAATGTTCAGTTGCAGCAGAGTTGGCAATTGAACTTTGCCCAACATTACCAGTTTGACTTCTATCAGCAGTTGCATGGATTACTTTCTGAATAGAGTTAAAAGCATACAAACCACTGGTAGACTTTGCAGGAATGAAAGGCTGTTCTGCTGCCTTCATGGCAGCAGCAGCTCTGTGTGCATCATACATCTGTAACATCTGCCCATTTTTGAAGCTTCCGTACTGATTGAACCATGATGGTGGCATATGTGGACTAATCTGAGTTTGCTCAGGCTGAACACTACTAGTATTGCTGTTAAGAGAGCCAGTCTGAGAATCATCCTGACAAAATGCAACATCCTGAGGAGTCATCCTTCCTCCATGTTGAAATGATACACTTCTCTGCAAATCATCTGGCCCAGAGAAGTTCAGCATTCTAGAATCACCAGAAGGAACTTGCTGAGTAGCTGCACTGCTGTCTGGTACCCTCATTCTTTTGAGGGCCATATTGCTTGGGTCGGTCTCCGCGTTTTTCATGGTCCACATTTGGTTTAGTAAGGAATAACTTTGATTAGGAAAGCTGTTTGGTTTCAGTGATCGGCCAAAGGCTTCAATATCTCTCTGCATAGAGGAATTTGCAGGAGATCCTTCGCGGAGATTCTTGACAATAGATTCTCTACCCTGTGAATCGTTCATCTCCTGCACTAAGTCCACATTTTCCGTACGTACTGCCTCAGAAGTATTCTCCTTATCTTGCAGTTCTTCCCCCTCGATAGAATGCAGAGAATTCACTGAACTACGACCAAGCTCAGACATGAAAGTCCCTCCTTTGTTGGCATCTTGATCACCTTGCCTCTCTGGAGCAGATAATGATGACTCCATAATATTCATCTGATTCTGCTGGAGAATATGGGAAGGATTCTTGCTATACTGACCACTAAAAAggtgtggtggtggtggaaaATTGGTGTGCATATTAGTGGACTTGGAAGATGCACCCTGCAGAGATATCCCAGGCATTaaaaaagaaggggaagctGACACTGGCTCCTTGGACGAAGCTCGATTAGTGGAGACGCTTCCATGGGGACCATTAGCATTACTTAACTGAGAATTGCCCATAGAGAGCGGGGGGCTATATGGTACATTGCTAGCACCATCCGGCAAGGGTCCTCTGCCAGAATCTCCTTTTTCTGTTGAATGGGGTTCATCAAAAGATACACCAATAGACTGATTTGTTGAGTCTTGCCCATTTGCCCTAACCATGTGGGGATTTTGAAGCTGATTTCTAGAGTAAGTATGACCAGAAGCTGATTCAAATGCTGAAGAAAAGTTCCCAGACATGGTGTGCATATCAGTTCCATTAATTGTACTTCCTGGAATTCTTGTGTTATGCTTAGACTCTTGCTGTAAGAGGCCAGAAGGGGCAGGGAATTGAGCCTGATGAGGACAGAGCATCTGCCCCCGACTTCTCTCTCTAATCTCAGCAGCAGCATGGCTTGACTGTGAAGAGCTAACTGCTCCAGCAAGACCTTGAGATGACAAGAGATGGGTTTGGACTGAGATCTGCTGCGATGGAGGGCCAAGTTGAAGACCAAAACCTTGAGAGGCCGAAGACCGACTTCGCCGGAGGTGTCCAGCAGACCCATCAGAATTTTCGGCTTCAGGCGCATCAGATGATGCTTTATGTTCATAATTGCTGAAGTAAGCTGTAGAGCCACGCTCTCTCGACGGGTCCACCTTCTGAAGAAGCTGCAGCATGTCTGGACTGAAATGAGAAAACCAATCAAAGCATCAGATCTATACAGCATGAAGAGATTAAAAGATTGCAGCTGAAATGTTCCGAAGAATCATCTAAAGTTATGACAAATAATTTCTTAGTGATTTAAGATATCGCTGTGTACCTAGGAGATTAACTAAGCATTTTGGGAAACATTTGAGTCGAAATTGGAAAAATAGCGGTTGGAGTTCAAGTTGGAAAAAGGTTTGTGGAAGTCAAAGTTCTATTTGGACATAGTTtcatttagaaaaagaaaaatttgtgAAACTCAGATTTCTGAGGGGAAGCAAAGACTTTAGAAACATTACttgaaatacaacttcaaactATTATTTCAGCTTTCATGTTAGTTCAAATGACATTCAACTTGAAACCCAAAACTTCTAGCCAAACTTCAATTTGGAAATAATCATTTCAGTATTTGAATACTGAAATAATTGTTTCCTGGCCAGACAGGCCTTTGTAAGTTATGACAATACTGAATTGACAACCTAGATTTTGGAGCCGAATTTGGTGATAGCCCAAAAGATCTGTTTATCAGTGTAGACATATTAGATCCACCACCAGGAAAGCTGCCACCAGAGTGCACCTGGCCATAGCCTTTTCCATCAGCCAGCTCATCAGATAAACCCACCTGTAATTTACGAAACATTCCCCTTTTATTACTGACCAAAGGTTTACAGAACTTAATAGAATTATACTATCATATATCAGATATAACACCTTTTCCAATTCTGCCTGAATATTAGGAACCTGAGCCAACAAAGACTGGCCATGGTGGGGATTCTGCTGCAACATAGGCTGAGAATGAGTAGGGTGTTTCATTCCACACGTAGGATCTGCATCCTTATCCACGTTTCCCATAGGATGATACTGAAACTTGTTAGCCCGAGAATTTCTCCGACCAACATCATTAGACAACTTATGCTTCccagtgggcagaaaccttgaATCCTTAGCATCTGTTAATACATTATCCCTAACACCACCAGCAGAAGAATGAGGGGATAAGTTAGAGCGATGGCTGTCATTCGAATTCTCCTGTTTATCACTGTTCTCCATCTCATGCATTTTACCCTCTTTGTCGCCAATATCCAGAGATGAGTGCAAAAGCTGGTTGTCCTCAGAAACATGATGTTGTAAGACCTCCCCTTTGCCGACACTAGATTTTACCAATGGATCAGCATTCTTCCAATAACTAGATTGATgattattttggaaaaattgacTGGTTTCCTCGCCACTCCTCATGGTACTTGAGTTTGGTGTTGCGGCAGAACTATGCAAGCAAAAGACCTCCGAATTTGCCTGGGGACTACCCACAGATGATTCTGTGCGTGCCATAGTAACTGTAGTATTACGGCCAGGATCAGAATTCCACCCAGCACCCCTATGAACAACTTCACCTTGAATGAATTTCTTCTGATTGTAATCTTGGGAACGTTTAAATGGATTCTCTCTTGAGACACTCACTGCATCTCCAGAGGGCATTGCTGATTCAAGAACACTCCAGCCAGCTGATTTGTTGTGTTGTTCCCTAGCTCCACCAAGCTCGGGTGCCAAAGAAGtagaaatgttttttaaaatcatttccCTGTCAAGAGGATTTGAAGTCTTCTCAACCATCTGGCAACCTTCAGCTCCTAACATCTGTGTTTGGCCTAAATTAGACAACTTGTTTCTTCCATCTGATGACGGCAAAAGTCTCTGAGAAGAATTTGATTGCAGGCCCTTGCCTGGCTCAAATGGAAACCTCTGACCCTGAACATTGTGATAGCTATTTCTCATATCGGGGCTACCAGAGGGATGAACAGAAACAGAATTTAAGGATGAGGCTTGGGGCAAATTGTCTTCGGCATAAGTTGTTTTATGTCTCTCACTGTTGTATGTCAAGTTCGGACTCCCGCAGGGAATTTCAGTACTATGAAAATTCACACCAGTCCACTGCTCCTGTAGACCAACATCACTGCTAGAAATTTCTGCAACAGCAGACTGCATAAGAGCACTCCAAGTACCACCTTGGATAGAAGGAGTCCCATCTAGCAATTCAGCACCATCAAAAGGATTACCACCTTCGCCGCTCATAGGGCTCTTGCCAAAGGCGGCCCATATATTATCATCTGAACCAAATAAAATTCTTTCTTCAGTAGGATCCAATCCAACTTCGTTCTGTGAGGAAGAAGCTCCCCCGGCTGCTTCGTTCTGTGAGGAAGAAGCTCCCCCGGCTGCTTCCTCCTGTGAGGTATCTGAAGGAACAGCTATATCCTGTCTGCCACAGAATTCCTGTAGAACTGATGCTTTTTGCATAGCATCAGCTTGCTGAAGGTTACCCACATCCACTGCATTAGATAGGGTTTGGCTTGGAGCATCTCCAAATACATTTTCAACTTGGAGTCTCTGTCTAGAGAGGAAAATCCCATCCTGCGCACTGACTTGATCTGCTAATGGAGCATATTGATTAACTGGAAATGAACTATTAAAAGTTGGCATTGGCTGCACTGCTTGCTTATCTGTCACCCCTTGTGAAAATTGGTTTAGAGATGGTCTTGAACTAGGAACAGGAACTCCATATAGAGATTGATCAATCTGTTGAGGAATCAAACCCATTAAGCGCTGTGCTTGGCCATTATTGGTGGGAAAGAGTCCACTGGAGGACCCTTGAAGTACTGGAGAACCACGCTGTGACCAGTTTGTGTTGCCAAGCTCATTTGCCCAGGTATGATTTAATGCGCCAGAATCCGCAGTACCATTAACTAATGCAGAGGAATGTACACCAGATGCTAACTTAGGactggaagaaacttgatttaaaGTATTTTGTTGCCTTGCTTCTAGTTGATGAAGTTGCTGCTGTCTCTG
Coding sequences within it:
- the LOC132055746 gene encoding uncharacterized protein LOC132055746 isoform X1 produces the protein MPGNEFGDSVHNFFAQDSLSQVQHNSPVVDVNWPTSRGNMWAGSQRQIGVLSSNTKNYNLQNSDAGRGISSYPFNGQHGLNFAQPIQRPELAKNQSQSQQPNLNGYMYGNQFYQTRQDETNFPAVDTSSDQRNIASGGSSFFESQQWLGPEQHTRVSVRSETSDSPVSGDLFGGQQISHQQSNMLHSLQRQQSGINDMQQFQQQVMFMKMQELQRQQQLHQLEARQQNTLNQVSSSPKLASGVHSSALVNGTADSGALNHTWANELGNTNWSQRGSPVLQGSSSGLFPTNNGQAQRLMGLIPQQIDQSLYGVPVPSSRPSLNQFSQGVTDKQAVQPMPTFNSSFPVNQYAPLADQVSAQDGIFLSRQRLQVENVFGDAPSQTLSNAVDVGNLQQADAMQKASVLQEFCGRQDIAVPSDTSQEEAAGGASSSQNEAAGGASSSQNEVGLDPTEERILFGSDDNIWAAFGKSPMSGEGGNPFDGAELLDGTPSIQGGTWSALMQSAVAEISSSDVGLQEQWTGVNFHSTEIPCGSPNLTYNSERHKTTYAEDNLPQASSLNSVSVHPSGSPDMRNSYHNVQGQRFPFEPGKGLQSNSSQRLLPSSDGRNKLSNLGQTQMLGAEGCQMVEKTSNPLDREMILKNISTSLAPELGGAREQHNKSAGWSVLESAMPSGDAVSVSRENPFKRSQDYNQKKFIQGEVVHRGAGWNSDPGRNTTVTMARTESSVGSPQANSEVFCLHSSAATPNSSTMRSGEETSQFFQNNHQSSYWKNADPLVKSSVGKGEVLQHHVSEDNQLLHSSLDIGDKEGKMHEMENSDKQENSNDSHRSNLSPHSSAGGVRDNVLTDAKDSRFLPTGKHKLSNDVGRRNSRANKFQYHPMGNVDKDADPTCGMKHPTHSQPMLQQNPHHGQSLLAQVPNIQAELEKVGLSDELADGKGYGQVHSGGSFPGGGSNMSTLINRSFGLSPNSAPKSSPDMLQLLQKVDPSRERGSTAYFSNYEHKASSDAPEAENSDGSAGHLRRSRSSASQGFGLQLGPPSQQISVQTHLLSSQGLAGAVSSSQSSHAAAEIRERSRGQMLCPHQAQFPAPSGLLQQESKHNTRIPGSTINGTDMHTMSGNFSSAFESASGHTYSRNQLQNPHMVRANGQDSTNQSIGVSFDEPHSTEKGDSGRGPLPDGASNVPYSPPLSMGNSQLSNANGPHGSVSTNRASSKEPVSASPSFLMPGISLQGASSKSTNMHTNFPPPPHLFSGQYSKNPSHILQQNQMNIMESSLSAPERQGDQDANKGGTFMSELGRSSVNSLHSIEGEELQDKENTSEAVRTENVDLVQEMNDSQGRESIVKNLREGSPANSSMQRDIEAFGRSLKPNSFPNQSYSLLNQMWTMKNAETDPSNMALKRMRVPDSSAATQQVPSGDSRMLNFSGPDDLQRSVSFQHGGRMTPQDVAFCQDDSQTGSLNSNTSSVQPEQTQISPHMPPSWFNQYGSFKNGQMLQMYDAHRAAAAMKAAEQPFIPAKSTSGLYAFNSIQKVIHATADRSQTGNVGQSSIANSAATEHFSSLQTLPMNVDQQHPIMKPKKRKRTTSEFTPWYKEISLDLCSDQTISLADIEWAKAVNRLPEKVKEIDSIDDGPPRLKARRRLLLTTQLMQQLFYPPPAAVLSADAKSEYESVAYSISRLALGDACGMVSCSDADTNMPQDGKELSLPDKRKASERDDRPHFSRVVDELMGRASKLESDFVSLNKRASVLDVIVEGQDLEKFSVFYRFAKFHGRGQSSGAESSSTDAAAHSHKPFLQRYVNALPMPKNLPTRVQCLSL